In Clostridium sporogenes, one genomic interval encodes:
- a CDS encoding integrase core domain-containing protein: protein MKSHILKSRLEFLGALYSYSRPRGSNDNSFSKAQFKALKYRPGYPQDRFKTIEDAREWVLNFVNWYNNKHYHSGLDFLTSNSRHNGQDNKIIEKRKKVYESARKLNPQIKYFYYCYK, encoded by the coding sequence ATGAAATCTCATATTCTTAAATCAAGGCTTGAATTTCTTGGAGCATTGTATTCTTATTCAAGACCAAGGGGAAGTAATGATAATTCTTTTTCTAAAGCTCAATTTAAGGCATTAAAGTATAGACCAGGTTATCCACAAGATAGATTTAAAACAATTGAAGATGCAAGAGAATGGGTTTTAAATTTTGTTAACTGGTATAATAACAAGCATTATCATAGTGGATTAGATTTCCTTACTTCTAATAGTAGGCATAATGGACAAGATAATAAAATAATAGAAAAAAGAAAGAAAGTATATGAGTCAGCACGTAAGCTTAATCCGCAAATAAAGTATTTTTATTATTGCTATAAGTAA
- a CDS encoding M28 family peptidase yields the protein MKSTEGKEKTITNEQSSKATQDKETVKIPTTKEVVNKLCSDEFEGRLIGSKGNEKAKEYVSNIFKDIGLTPLFGNSYYHKYSQDIIKVYGGDEDTKVGTVDNVVGVIKGKDSKKTVVISAHFDHIGYQDGKLIRGALDNASGISALIKLTNDLKEKSKEEPFDMDIVICAFNGEEEGLAGSRAFVNEITSKSLYENLYNINIDAICSKKGGKLALKNKSKVSDKLYASMKTTLKKNNIEFADTEVKGASDHMSFEDKNIPNFFFVQENIEDLVHKPTDTPDTLNYEQIDKIANVVVDFVETNNGVMFKK from the coding sequence ATGAAATCTACAGAGGGTAAAGAAAAGACCATTACCAATGAACAATCATCTAAGGCAACACAGGATAAAGAAACTGTAAAAATACCAACTACTAAAGAAGTTGTAAATAAATTATGTTCTGATGAGTTTGAAGGTAGACTAATTGGCTCAAAAGGAAATGAAAAAGCTAAAGAATATGTTAGTAATATTTTTAAAGATATAGGATTAACTCCTTTGTTTGGTAATAGTTACTATCATAAATATTCTCAGGATATTATAAAAGTTTATGGAGGTGATGAAGATACTAAAGTAGGAACAGTTGATAATGTTGTAGGTGTTATAAAAGGTAAAGACAGTAAAAAGACAGTAGTAATATCAGCACATTTTGACCATATAGGATATCAAGATGGAAAGCTTATTAGAGGAGCGTTAGACAATGCTTCTGGTATATCAGCTTTAATAAAGTTAACCAATGATTTAAAGGAAAAATCAAAGGAAGAACCTTTTGATATGGACATAGTTATATGTGCCTTTAATGGAGAAGAAGAAGGATTAGCAGGAAGCCGTGCTTTTGTTAATGAGATTACATCTAAATCATTATATGAGAACTTATATAACATTAATATAGACGCTATATGTTCTAAAAAGGGCGGAAAGTTGGCTTTAAAGAATAAAAGTAAAGTATCTGATAAACTATATGCTTCTATGAAAACTACTCTTAAGAAGAATAATATTGAATTTGCAGATACAGAGGTAAAAGGGGCAAGTGACCACATGAGTTTTGAAGATAAAAATATACCTAATTTTTTCTTTGTACAGGAAAATATAGAGGACTTAGTTCATAAACCTACTGATACCCCAGACACTTTAAATTACGAACAAATAGATAAGATTGCAAATGTTGTAGTTGATTTTGTAGAAACAAATAATGGAGTAATGTTCAAAAAATGA
- a CDS encoding SH3 domain-containing protein: MKSKKILSLVMSLCVLGTSSMLFTSNVKAATNDKVVPVVTTNKGEETPPIQRIAGIVRVTAKSGANVRSGPGTNYSKVGTANYGAELQYAGQSKNGWYKIRFGGGYAWISSSVARLS, encoded by the coding sequence ATGAAAAGCAAAAAAATTCTTTCATTAGTAATGTCACTTTGCGTCTTAGGTACAAGCAGTATGTTATTTACAAGTAATGTAAAGGCGGCTACAAATGATAAAGTTGTTCCTGTGGTAACAACTAATAAGGGTGAAGAAACACCACCTATTCAAAGGATAGCAGGAATAGTTAGGGTAACAGCTAAATCAGGAGCAAATGTTAGGTCTGGTCCTGGAACTAACTATTCTAAAGTTGGCACAGCTAATTATGGAGCAGAATTACAATATGCAGGACAAAGTAAAAACGGTTGGTATAAAATTAGGTTTGGCGGAGGCTATGCTTGGATAAGTTCTTCAGTAGCAAGATTAAGTTAA
- a CDS encoding dicarboxylate/amino acid:cation symporter, whose translation MKLWENYKWSIILLISVIIGGIVGLIIGPRAEVVEPLGNLFLNLMFTAIVPLVFFSVASAIANMANMKRLGKILLSVFIVFTFTALIAAVIGVIGTLIINPTKGVDPSTMQKIMANTVNEVQNKEKVSMLQQIVNTVTVSDFALLFSRKNMLQIIIFSIIFGVSTAMVGEKGKPVAKFLEAGSAVMIKMIDIIMYTAPIGLGCYFASVIGQLGPQIIEGYVRVFILYLVLTLVYYFIMFTIYAYMAAGKTGVQLFWKNALAPSITSLATCSSAASIPVNLESTKNMGVPKDIRETVIPLGANTHKDGSVIGGVLKITFLLGLFGHDMTSFKAIITIIVVSYLIGAVMGAIPGGGLIGAMLIISIYGFAPEVLGIVAVISTIIDAPATLLNSTGNTVCAMMITRLVEGKDWVKRITD comes from the coding sequence ATGAAACTATGGGAAAATTATAAATGGTCTATAATATTACTGATTTCTGTAATTATAGGAGGGATAGTTGGATTAATTATAGGACCAAGAGCTGAAGTAGTGGAACCTTTAGGTAACTTATTTTTAAATTTAATGTTTACTGCAATTGTACCCTTAGTATTTTTTAGTGTGGCTTCAGCCATTGCTAATATGGCTAACATGAAAAGACTAGGAAAGATTTTATTAAGTGTATTTATAGTATTTACTTTTACCGCATTAATTGCAGCAGTAATTGGTGTTATAGGAACCTTAATAATAAACCCTACAAAGGGTGTAGATCCTTCCACTATGCAAAAGATAATGGCAAATACAGTTAATGAAGTCCAAAATAAAGAGAAGGTAAGTATGTTACAACAAATTGTAAATACAGTTACAGTATCGGATTTTGCATTATTATTTTCTAGAAAAAATATGCTACAAATTATTATATTTTCAATAATCTTTGGTGTTTCTACAGCTATGGTTGGAGAAAAGGGTAAACCTGTTGCTAAGTTTTTAGAAGCTGGTTCAGCTGTAATGATAAAAATGATAGATATAATAATGTATACAGCACCAATAGGACTTGGTTGTTATTTTGCTTCAGTAATAGGACAGCTTGGACCACAAATAATTGAAGGATATGTGAGAGTATTTATATTATATTTGGTACTTACTTTGGTATATTATTTTATTATGTTTACTATATATGCATATATGGCAGCAGGAAAAACAGGAGTACAACTATTTTGGAAAAATGCATTAGCACCTTCAATAACATCTCTTGCTACTTGTTCTAGTGCAGCATCTATTCCTGTTAATTTAGAAAGCACAAAAAACATGGGAGTACCAAAGGATATTAGAGAAACAGTTATACCCTTAGGAGCAAACACTCATAAAGATGGCTCTGTTATAGGAGGGGTTTTAAAAATAACTTTTTTGCTTGGACTGTTTGGTCATGATATGACTAGTTTTAAAGCAATAATTACAATAATTGTAGTGTCTTATTTAATAGGAGCTGTTATGGGAGCTATTCCTGGTGGAGGACTTATAGGTGCTATGTTAATCATAAGCATATATGGTTTTGCCCCTGAAGTTTTAGGAATAGTGGCAGTTATAAGCACTATAATAGATGCTCCAGCAACCTTGTTAAATTCCACAGGAAATACGGTGTGCGCTATGATGATAACAAGGCTTGTGGAAGGGAAAGATTGGGTTAAGAGAATTACAGATTGA
- a CDS encoding AraC family transcriptional regulator produces MNIKNSSSNIKRGYLKEDFRFFHLKDKKDMEFELHYHDFNKIIVFMSGNVSYLIEGKAYKLKPWDILFVSSNDLHKVIINNDEPYERIIIWVNSKFLEMHNKNNSNLLTCFQLSSKHKINLFRMEEHNISLIKHTLFSLESATKDKEFGNIVLKNSLFIQLMVYLNRLFISSNNHIGKKDIEYDKQIEEIINYIKENLQEDLSIDTLSSKFFINKYYLMHKFKSQTGYTLHKYIQQKRLAFSESFIIKGQKITEIYLKCGFGDYSSFIRAFKRAYGVSPKDYYKNFKNY; encoded by the coding sequence ATGAACATAAAAAACTCTTCATCAAACATAAAAAGAGGATATTTAAAAGAGGATTTTAGATTTTTTCACCTAAAAGATAAAAAAGATATGGAATTTGAGCTTCATTATCATGACTTTAACAAAATAATTGTTTTTATGTCTGGTAATGTTAGTTATCTTATAGAAGGAAAAGCTTATAAACTGAAACCCTGGGATATACTTTTTGTAAGCAGTAATGATCTACATAAAGTTATAATAAATAATGATGAACCTTATGAAAGGATAATAATATGGGTTAATTCAAAATTTCTAGAAATGCATAATAAAAATAACAGCAACTTACTTACTTGCTTTCAACTATCATCTAAACATAAAATTAATCTTTTTCGTATGGAAGAACATAATATATCCTTAATAAAACATACTTTATTTTCTCTTGAATCTGCCACAAAAGATAAGGAATTTGGCAATATTGTATTAAAAAATTCTTTATTCATTCAGTTAATGGTATATCTAAATAGATTATTTATAAGCAGTAATAACCATATAGGCAAAAAAGATATAGAATATGATAAGCAAATAGAAGAAATTATAAATTATATAAAGGAAAATCTTCAAGAGGACCTGTCTATAGATACTTTATCCTCTAAATTTTTTATAAATAAATATTATCTTATGCACAAATTTAAATCTCAGACTGGTTATACTCTTCATAAATATATACAACAAAAACGTTTAGCTTTTTCCGAGTCTTTTATAATAAAAGGACAGAAGATTACAGAAATATATTTAAAATGTGGATTTGGAGACTATTCAAGCTTTATACGTGCATTTAAAAGAGCCTATGGTGTATCCCCTAAGGATTACTATAAAAACTTTAAGAATTATTAG
- a CDS encoding extracellular solute-binding protein — MKKNKSLLSKIYATLVYVFLYLPILVLVVFSFNKSKLNATFTGFTLDWYKNLINNTQILEALKNSLIIAFISTFFAVIIGTLAAIGMYRYKFKGKGAMEGLLYIPVVIPEIVMGISMLAFFSSLNLPAGLITLILAHITFCISYVIIVVRARLDGFDAALEEAAQDLGATPWQTLTKVTLPVISPGIISGALLAFTLSLDDVIISFFAAGPDSNTLPLKIFSMVKFGVTPEINALSTVMMVFTLSMVVIAEGIRRNVLKNKKVKKALSFIVILLMVTGMGFTIFGNTAKTEKQVLNIFNWSEFLPQSVIEQFEKEYNVKVNYSTFSSNEEMLAKLMGGNVPYDLVVTSDYAIEIMTKQKLVQPIDKNNVPNLANIDKDVLDLAFDPKNTYSLPYMWGGNNIVIDKTKITKKITSFDDLWDSEFKNSMVILDDPRVMIGLALQKNGYSINSKNPKELQKAKEDLIKLMPNVKAFDSESPKTLLINGEASIGYVWGTEAYLAKLENPNLEVVLTKEGVIPQYDNFVIPKKAKNKKLAEEFINFIYKPEISAQVSEEFPYANPNKAAYPLMDKDKLNDIAVYPPREAVEGNELIKDVGETTKLYDDIWTEIKNSKK, encoded by the coding sequence ATGAAAAAGAATAAAAGTTTATTGAGTAAAATATATGCAACTTTAGTTTATGTTTTTTTATATTTGCCAATCCTTGTTTTAGTAGTATTTTCTTTTAATAAGTCTAAACTAAATGCTACTTTTACAGGATTTACATTAGATTGGTATAAAAATTTAATAAATAATACTCAAATATTAGAAGCATTAAAAAATAGTTTAATAATAGCTTTTATAAGTACTTTCTTCGCAGTAATTATAGGAACTTTAGCTGCTATAGGAATGTATAGATATAAATTTAAGGGAAAAGGAGCTATGGAAGGATTGCTTTATATTCCAGTAGTTATTCCTGAAATAGTTATGGGGATATCCATGCTTGCTTTTTTCTCTTCTCTTAATTTGCCTGCAGGACTTATAACTTTAATACTTGCTCACATAACTTTTTGTATTTCCTACGTTATTATAGTAGTTAGAGCTAGGTTAGATGGATTTGATGCTGCACTAGAAGAAGCAGCTCAAGATTTAGGTGCTACACCTTGGCAAACTTTAACTAAGGTTACGCTACCTGTAATATCACCAGGAATTATATCAGGAGCACTGCTTGCCTTTACACTATCTTTAGACGATGTTATCATAAGTTTTTTTGCGGCAGGACCAGATAGCAATACTTTGCCACTTAAAATATTTTCTATGGTTAAGTTTGGTGTAACCCCTGAAATAAATGCACTATCTACTGTGATGATGGTATTTACTTTAAGCATGGTAGTTATAGCTGAAGGCATAAGAAGAAATGTGCTTAAGAATAAAAAAGTAAAAAAGGCGCTATCCTTTATAGTAATATTATTAATGGTTACTGGGATGGGTTTCACTATTTTTGGTAATACAGCTAAAACAGAAAAGCAAGTGTTAAATATATTTAACTGGTCAGAATTTTTACCACAGTCTGTTATTGAACAGTTTGAAAAAGAATACAATGTAAAGGTAAATTATTCTACTTTTTCCTCTAATGAAGAAATGCTTGCAAAGTTAATGGGGGGCAATGTGCCTTATGACTTGGTAGTTACCAGTGATTATGCTATTGAAATAATGACTAAACAAAAATTAGTTCAACCAATAGACAAAAATAATGTTCCAAACTTAGCTAATATAGATAAAGATGTACTTGATTTAGCCTTTGATCCTAAAAATACTTATAGCTTACCTTATATGTGGGGAGGTAACAATATAGTAATAGATAAGACTAAAATAACTAAAAAAATTACTTCTTTTGATGATCTATGGGATAGTGAATTTAAAAATTCTATGGTAATTTTGGATGATCCAAGGGTTATGATAGGGCTAGCTCTACAAAAGAATGGATATTCTATAAATTCAAAAAATCCAAAGGAACTTCAAAAGGCTAAAGAGGATTTAATAAAATTAATGCCAAATGTAAAAGCCTTTGATAGTGAATCTCCAAAGACTTTACTTATAAATGGAGAGGCTTCTATAGGATATGTATGGGGAACGGAAGCATATCTTGCTAAACTTGAAAATCCTAATTTAGAAGTAGTTTTAACAAAAGAGGGTGTAATTCCTCAATATGATAACTTTGTAATACCTAAAAAGGCTAAAAATAAAAAATTAGCAGAGGAATTTATAAACTTCATATATAAACCTGAAATAAGTGCTCAAGTGTCTGAGGAATTTCCTTATGCAAATCCAAATAAGGCAGCATATCCTTTAATGGATAAAGATAAACTAAATGATATAGCTGTTTATCCACCAAGAGAAGCGGTAGAAGGAAATGAGCTTATTAAAGATGTAGGGGAAACTACAAAATTGTATGATGATATATGGACTGAAATTAAAAACAGTAAAAAATAA
- a CDS encoding ABC transporter permease — MWGKFSNAFSNIFKKQLHNKNTDISLENKEGIRGKLKKSTPIFKTVGPVALWLITFFIVPLLLVLVVSFLSRGEYGDVRLPFTLKNYKRLIDPMYGQILIKTLMISISTTLGCLIIGYPFAYFIGKSNKKYRGILLLLVILPFWTNSLVRTYAWIILLKTEGVINTYLIKFGLIHSPLQMLYTDGAVFIGMLYIMLPFMVLPIYTSIEKLDMSYIEAANDLGASPYKTFKEITLPLTLPGIIAGCMLVFIPTLGYFFISDLMGGSKTMLISNLIKNQFLTSRDWPFGSAIAVILIILMLIAIGFYFKGNKPKKGIKEVN; from the coding sequence ATGTGGGGGAAATTTAGCAATGCTTTTTCAAATATTTTTAAAAAGCAATTGCATAATAAAAATACAGATATTAGTTTAGAAAACAAAGAAGGAATAAGAGGTAAACTAAAAAAATCTACCCCTATATTTAAAACAGTGGGGCCCGTTGCCCTATGGCTCATTACATTTTTTATTGTTCCTTTACTTCTTGTATTAGTGGTTAGCTTTTTATCAAGAGGTGAATATGGAGATGTAAGATTACCTTTTACACTAAAAAATTATAAAAGACTCATAGATCCTATGTACGGACAAATTTTAATTAAAACTTTAATGATTTCTATTAGTACTACTTTAGGGTGTTTGATTATAGGTTATCCCTTTGCATATTTTATTGGAAAATCAAACAAAAAATATAGAGGAATATTATTGTTATTAGTTATATTACCTTTTTGGACTAATTCTTTAGTTCGAACTTATGCATGGATAATACTTTTAAAAACAGAGGGAGTAATTAACACATATCTTATAAAATTTGGATTAATTCACTCTCCATTGCAAATGCTTTATACGGATGGTGCTGTATTTATAGGAATGCTTTATATAATGTTACCTTTTATGGTGCTACCTATTTATACATCTATAGAAAAATTAGATATGAGTTATATAGAAGCTGCCAATGATCTTGGAGCATCACCTTATAAGACCTTTAAAGAAATAACATTACCTTTAACTCTACCGGGTATTATAGCAGGTTGTATGCTAGTATTTATACCAACCTTAGGTTATTTCTTTATATCTGACTTAATGGGTGGAAGTAAAACTATGTTAATTTCAAATCTAATTAAAAACCAATTTTTAACCTCTAGAGATTGGCCCTTTGGTTCAGCTATAGCAGTAATATTAATTATTTTAATGCTTATAGCTATAGGTTTCTATTTTAAAGGAAATAAGCCAAAGAAGGGAATAAAGGAGGTTAACTAA
- a CDS encoding ABC transporter ATP-binding protein: protein MIEVMVQLKNVSKKFLENNSLAVDKVSLDINKGEFLTILGPSGCGKTTTLRMIAGFEDQSDGLIFIDGEEVSKMPAYKRCVNTVFQSYALFPHMNIFENVAFGLKVKNVPESQIKERVTEMLKMVQLEGYENRMPSELSGGQKQRVAIARAVINNPKVLLLDEPLGALDLKLRKQMQLELKQLQRKLGITFIYVTHDQEEALTMSDRIVVMNKGVIEHVGTPADIYERPKTKFVANFIGETNLFEGKILEKDNNRYLLDEDDGEEILITGSPTSMTQEVCLAIRPERIKLSNNVDNGMVGIRVSVKERIYNGSVIKTVVVTQNGREFVVSEPISDVYSLDTHNKNYVFATWNPKHAVVMH, encoded by the coding sequence TTGATTGAGGTAATGGTTCAATTAAAAAATGTTAGTAAAAAATTCTTGGAGAATAATTCTTTAGCTGTTGATAAAGTTTCTCTAGATATAAACAAAGGAGAATTTTTGACTATTTTAGGTCCAAGTGGATGTGGTAAAACAACAACATTAAGAATGATAGCAGGTTTTGAAGACCAAAGTGATGGATTAATTTTCATAGATGGTGAAGAAGTTTCAAAGATGCCTGCATATAAGAGATGTGTTAACACTGTATTTCAAAGTTATGCATTATTTCCACATATGAATATTTTTGAAAATGTAGCTTTTGGGTTAAAGGTTAAAAATGTACCAGAAAGTCAAATTAAAGAAAGAGTAACAGAAATGTTAAAGATGGTGCAACTTGAAGGGTATGAAAATAGAATGCCAAGTGAACTTTCCGGTGGGCAGAAGCAAAGAGTGGCTATAGCAAGGGCTGTTATAAATAATCCTAAGGTGCTTTTATTAGATGAGCCTTTAGGAGCATTAGATTTAAAACTTAGAAAACAAATGCAACTAGAGCTAAAACAACTTCAAAGAAAGTTAGGGATAACTTTTATTTATGTAACCCATGATCAAGAGGAGGCATTAACTATGTCAGATAGGATTGTGGTTATGAATAAAGGTGTTATAGAACATGTCGGAACCCCAGCGGATATATATGAAAGACCAAAAACTAAGTTTGTTGCAAACTTTATTGGAGAAACTAACTTATTTGAAGGGAAAATTTTGGAAAAGGATAATAATAGATATCTATTAGATGAAGATGATGGAGAAGAAATTTTAATAACAGGATCTCCTACATCTATGACACAGGAAGTATGCCTTGCTATTAGACCAGAGAGAATTAAACTTTCAAATAATGTGGATAATGGAATGGTAGGAATAAGAGTAAGTGTTAAAGAAAGAATTTATAACGGATCTGTAATTAAAACCGTTGTTGTTACTCAAAATGGCAGAGAGTTTGTGGTATCAGAGCCTATAAGTGATGTGTATTCTCTAGACACCCATAATAAAAACTACGTGTTTGCCACATGGAATCCTAAACATGCAGTGGTGATGCATTAA
- a CDS encoding methyl-accepting chemotaxis protein gives MKISKFLKIMGAIFTVIILANIFSVYSLRQSFKNERLTIERQKEFKQLGIDLRNASDYLTNQARRYVQFGEQKFYDNYWKEVKETKTRDHVVERLKELGSPQEELNLIEESKNNSDELVKIEDEAMKSVEKKDFDKARQLMFDSNYDNNKAKIEEPILEFQKKMNSRTESEVQAERKKSNMLFNITIGLIIILIGLIIFTFIVLVKKISNLAEISDKLKELSNNEGDLTSRIQSNSKDEVGEIASSFNNLLESLQNLIIQIINTTLDIKKQSDEFIRISQGIKEGSEQIAVTMEEMSEGVEEQAVSASEVASSSQNLNNIIEEANESEKSLKISSKEVLRITKEGKNEMESSVNQIISINDIVKESVQKVNRLDFQSQEISKLVQVIKSISEQTNLLALNAAIEAARAGESGKGFAVVADEIRKLAEEVGHSVNEITELVISIQNESKTVASSLEKGYEEVEKGTNQIKVTGETFRIIDVNISEIVDKIDYVSSKFDNIQQNSKKIEEEIQKVASVSEETSAGIEETTASVQEESNSIEIVFQNALKVSELSDNLSNMVKKFKVK, from the coding sequence ATGAAAATTTCAAAATTTTTAAAAATCATGGGTGCAATATTTACTGTTATAATTTTAGCTAATATTTTTAGTGTATATTCTCTAAGGCAAAGTTTTAAAAATGAAAGACTAACTATTGAAAGGCAAAAGGAATTTAAACAATTAGGAATAGATCTTAGAAATGCATCAGACTATTTAACAAATCAAGCGAGAAGATATGTACAATTCGGAGAACAAAAGTTTTATGATAATTATTGGAAAGAGGTAAAAGAGACAAAAACAAGGGATCACGTGGTAGAACGATTGAAGGAATTAGGGTCACCACAAGAAGAATTAAATTTAATTGAAGAGTCAAAAAATAATTCGGATGAGTTAGTAAAGATAGAAGATGAAGCCATGAAATCTGTTGAGAAAAAGGATTTTGATAAGGCAAGGCAGTTAATGTTTGATTCGAATTATGATAATAATAAAGCAAAAATAGAGGAACCAATTCTAGAATTTCAAAAAAAAATGAATTCTAGAACTGAATCTGAAGTACAAGCAGAAAGAAAAAAATCTAATATGCTATTTAATATTACAATAGGGCTAATTATTATACTTATAGGATTAATTATATTTACTTTTATAGTATTAGTAAAAAAAATATCTAACCTAGCTGAAATATCAGATAAATTAAAAGAACTTTCTAATAATGAGGGGGATTTAACTTCTAGGATACAAAGCAACAGTAAGGATGAAGTAGGGGAAATAGCTTCTTCGTTCAATAATCTTCTAGAAAGTTTACAAAATTTAATAATTCAAATAATAAATACAACTTTAGATATCAAGAAACAAAGTGATGAATTTATTAGAATTTCCCAAGGAATAAAAGAAGGAAGCGAGCAAATAGCAGTTACAATGGAGGAAATGTCAGAAGGGGTAGAAGAACAAGCGGTATCTGCTAGTGAAGTTGCTAGTTCCTCACAAAATTTAAACAATATCATTGAAGAGGCAAATGAAAGTGAGAAATCTCTTAAAATATCATCAAAGGAAGTACTACGTATAACTAAAGAGGGAAAAAATGAAATGGAGAGTTCTGTTAATCAAATTATTTCCATAAATGATATTGTTAAAGAATCAGTACAAAAAGTAAATAGATTAGACTTCCAATCTCAAGAGATATCTAAATTGGTTCAGGTTATTAAAAGTATATCTGAGCAGACTAATCTATTAGCTTTAAATGCTGCAATTGAAGCTGCAAGAGCAGGAGAATCAGGAAAGGGATTTGCTGTAGTAGCAGATGAAATTAGAAAATTAGCTGAAGAAGTTGGTCATTCGGTTAATGAAATAACCGAATTAGTTATATCTATTCAAAATGAATCTAAAACTGTAGCAAGCTCTTTAGAAAAAGGTTATGAGGAAGTAGAAAAAGGAACAAATCAAATTAAAGTGACAGGAGAAACCTTTAGAATTATAGATGTAAATATTTCAGAAATAGTAGACAAAATTGATTATGTATCTAGTAAGTTCGATAATATACAGCAAAATAGTAAAAAGATAGAAGAAGAAATTCAAAAAGTAGCATCAGTATCGGAAGAAACCTCCGCAGGTATTGAGGAAACTACAGCTTCTGTTCAGGAAGAAAGTAATTCTATAGAAATTGTATTTCAAAATGCACTTAAGGTATCAGAGTTATCCGATAATTTAAGTAATATGGTTAAAAAGTTTAAAGTAAAATAA
- a CDS encoding ABC transporter permease, with amino-acid sequence MGKLIKYNLKCYYKEILILLSLVVLSNLGLFYKINKWPREIIFLLSIMIFSFACLVVLIWNINMFSKDLYSDTSYLIFTLPVKGRSILGAKLITSVIQIILVNIVAGIFIYMNFMNSSLIHQHIVSYLTFKNISLVTIVGIFEYVSLLLTIYVSIALSRVAIRKKKLGKLGSFGIFVGICIIVGKLSIWLAKIFPQTIQLAIRPSIVISNTVNSAKASLDFVNVNIASTIFDVVFAVALFIVVSYLLQEKVEF; translated from the coding sequence ATGGGGAAGCTTATAAAATATAATTTGAAATGTTATTATAAAGAAATTTTGATATTATTAAGTTTAGTAGTTTTATCTAATTTAGGTCTTTTTTATAAAATAAATAAATGGCCAAGAGAAATAATATTTCTATTATCAATAATGATATTTTCTTTTGCCTGTTTAGTAGTTTTAATATGGAATATAAATATGTTTAGTAAGGATCTTTATTCAGATACTTCTTATTTAATATTTACACTACCAGTGAAGGGAAGAAGTATACTGGGGGCTAAATTAATAACATCAGTTATTCAAATTATATTAGTAAATATAGTAGCAGGAATATTTATATATATGAATTTTATGAATAGTTCTTTAATACATCAACATATTGTATCATACTTAACTTTTAAAAACATTTCCCTTGTAACCATTGTAGGAATATTTGAGTATGTAAGTTTATTATTAACTATATATGTATCCATAGCATTATCTAGAGTTGCTATTAGAAAGAAGAAACTTGGGAAATTAGGATCATTCGGTATATTTGTTGGTATATGTATAATTGTAGGTAAGTTATCCATATGGTTAGCAAAAATTTTTCCTCAAACTATACAATTAGCTATAAGACCTAGTATAGTTATATCAAATACAGTTAATAGTGCTAAGGCTTCTTTAGATTTTGTAAATGTTAATATAGCTTCTACAATATTTGATGTAGTGTTTGCAGTGGCATTATTTATTGTAGTATCATATTTGTTACAAGAGAAAGTTGAATTTTGA